Proteins co-encoded in one Bacillus infantis NRRL B-14911 genomic window:
- a CDS encoding sensor histidine kinase, with translation MFELLLTMLERLGLIVTIAFVLTRFRFFREMIYQESLTAKQRWVAVLFFGFFGIFGTYTGVSFDTDTLQFSRWASELSSDEAIANSRVIGVVLAGLFGGYRVGIGAGLVAGVHRFTLGGFTAFSCGLASIFAGIIASILHKRNRHVKLSTAFFIGALAESVQMLIILLLSSPYSKASALVETIGLPMILANGVGCAIFLLIIKSVVNEEEKAAAIQAQRSLRLARQTLKHLRKGMTRDAAEEVCRILYHEVNASAVSITDDERILSHIGVADDHHKSGHLIQTDITRKVLGQGALIIAGRNDISCSSPSCPLGAAAIAPLKERGQTIGTLKFYFKSEKEITNVVIELISGLSMLLSNQLDAARGEKAYQLAKDAEIKALQAQISPHFLFNTLNVIVSLIRIDPKKARKLLLSLSHFLRQNLTGTTLERTTLKEELKHVQAYLEIEEARFSDRLKTEFRIEEEALSAQIPPLTLQPLVENAVKHGIKDKEADCRIIISAAVKKEGTKVSVSDNGAGIETERLHQLARGIVPSLTGTGLGIYNVNRRLAMLFGERAGLNFDSRLNEGTTVSFVLPDKGEE, from the coding sequence ATGTTCGAGCTGCTGCTGACAATGCTCGAGAGGCTTGGCCTGATTGTTACCATAGCCTTCGTTTTGACCAGATTCCGTTTTTTCCGCGAAATGATATACCAGGAATCATTGACGGCAAAACAGCGGTGGGTCGCTGTTCTTTTTTTTGGATTCTTCGGTATATTCGGCACCTATACCGGTGTCAGTTTTGACACGGATACCCTGCAGTTCAGCCGCTGGGCGTCAGAGCTATCTTCAGATGAAGCCATTGCAAACTCCAGGGTGATCGGCGTGGTTCTTGCCGGACTATTCGGAGGATACAGGGTAGGGATTGGCGCCGGATTGGTGGCAGGAGTCCACCGTTTTACATTGGGCGGCTTTACAGCTTTTTCCTGCGGCTTGGCTTCAATCTTTGCTGGGATCATTGCAAGCATCCTGCATAAGAGAAACAGGCATGTGAAGCTGTCGACAGCGTTTTTTATCGGAGCCCTGGCCGAAAGTGTGCAGATGCTTATCATCCTTCTTCTCTCAAGTCCTTATAGTAAAGCTTCAGCTTTGGTCGAAACCATCGGTCTGCCCATGATTCTCGCCAATGGAGTCGGCTGTGCCATTTTCCTGCTGATCATCAAAAGCGTGGTCAATGAAGAGGAAAAAGCTGCAGCCATCCAGGCGCAGAGATCCCTGCGGCTGGCACGCCAGACTTTGAAGCATCTGCGAAAAGGGATGACCAGAGATGCGGCAGAAGAGGTATGCCGCATCCTTTACCACGAAGTCAATGCAAGCGCCGTGTCGATTACAGATGATGAACGCATCCTGTCTCATATTGGCGTGGCTGATGACCATCACAAATCAGGACATCTGATTCAAACAGATATAACCAGAAAGGTGCTTGGCCAAGGAGCCTTGATCATTGCCGGCAGGAATGATATCAGCTGCAGCAGTCCGTCATGTCCGCTTGGTGCTGCCGCCATTGCTCCGCTGAAGGAAAGGGGACAGACCATCGGCACCTTGAAATTCTATTTTAAGTCAGAAAAAGAAATTACCAATGTAGTCATTGAATTAATTTCCGGTCTGAGCATGCTCCTTAGCAATCAGCTAGATGCTGCAAGGGGAGAGAAAGCATACCAGCTTGCGAAGGATGCAGAAATCAAGGCACTGCAGGCACAAATCAGCCCGCACTTTTTGTTTAATACTTTGAATGTAATCGTTTCCCTGATTCGCATTGATCCAAAGAAAGCCCGCAAGCTGCTCTTGTCGCTTTCCCATTTCCTGAGGCAGAATCTTACGGGTACAACTTTGGAACGTACAACATTGAAGGAAGAATTAAAGCATGTACAAGCCTACTTGGAAATAGAGGAAGCAAGATTTTCTGACAGGCTTAAAACTGAATTCCGGATAGAAGAGGAAGCACTTTCTGCTCAAATTCCGCCGCTGACACTCCAGCCGCTTGTAGAGAATGCAGTAAAGCATGGCATCAAGGATAAGGAAGCTGACTGCAGGATCATTATTTCTGCTGCTGTTAAAAAAGAAGGGACAAAAGTTTCCGTTTCTGACAATGGGGCAGGTATCGAAACAGAACGCCTTCACCAGCTGGCAAGGGGCATCGTACCTTCCCTGACTGGGACTGGACTTGGAATTTATAATGTAAACAGGAGGCTGGCGATGCTCTTTGGGGAAAGAGCCGGACTTAATTTTGACAGCAGGCTGAATGAAGGGACGACAGTCTCATTCGTGCTGCCGGACAAAGGAGAAGAATAG
- a CDS encoding NUDIX hydrolase, protein MMVDRPRANTLGIIYKDGRILAEKLSGKHSKGEGVFYRPLGGTIELGETSIDALKREFMEEIGAEINIVNYIACLENIYSINGITRHELTQLYEAELVNESLYEKESIPVNENGRKSEAKWIPVISFIDEREVLFPAGLENYLIRFL, encoded by the coding sequence ATGATGGTGGACAGGCCAAGAGCAAATACATTGGGCATTATTTATAAGGACGGCCGCATCCTGGCGGAAAAGCTCAGCGGGAAGCATTCAAAGGGTGAGGGAGTCTTTTACCGCCCGCTCGGAGGAACAATAGAACTTGGGGAAACCTCGATAGATGCTTTGAAAAGAGAGTTCATGGAAGAGATAGGAGCAGAGATCAATATAGTGAATTATATTGCCTGCTTAGAAAACATTTACTCTATTAATGGAATCACGAGACATGAATTGACACAGCTTTATGAGGCCGAGCTTGTGAATGAGTCACTATACGAAAAAGAGTCCATTCCAGTGAACGAAAATGGGAGAAAGTCGGAAGCAAAATGGATACCGGTTATTTCTTTTATTGATGAGAGGGAAGTACTTTTTCCAGCAGGGCTTGAAAATTATCTAATCCGTTTCTTGTAA
- a CDS encoding biotin transporter BioY: protein MKKKLTPLHLSLAGMFTALMAIGANITSFVPFMVIGGVPITLQTFIAILSGAILGSRLSAIAMTVYALVGIAGVPVFAKFGSGFATVISPTFGFILTYILAAYATGKIIEKNSSKASYITAALTGLAVNYILGTNYMYLAYKLWFAAPEGFTYAMAWIWMLVPLPKDIILSVLAGLLALRLNRNALSGSRLNKLKQSA, encoded by the coding sequence ATGAAAAAGAAATTGACGCCGCTACATCTTTCATTGGCCGGTATGTTTACTGCCCTGATGGCAATTGGAGCAAATATCACATCATTCGTCCCATTCATGGTAATCGGAGGGGTCCCTATTACCCTGCAAACATTCATCGCGATCCTCTCTGGCGCCATCCTTGGCAGCAGGCTGTCAGCCATCGCCATGACTGTATATGCCTTGGTTGGCATCGCTGGTGTCCCTGTGTTTGCAAAATTCGGCTCCGGCTTTGCGACTGTCATCAGCCCGACATTCGGCTTCATCCTTACATATATTCTTGCAGCTTATGCAACAGGGAAGATAATTGAAAAGAATTCAAGCAAAGCATCTTATATCACAGCTGCGCTTACGGGACTGGCCGTCAATTATATATTAGGGACAAACTATATGTATCTAGCCTATAAACTATGGTTTGCAGCACCGGAAGGCTTCACTTATGCGATGGCATGGATCTGGATGCTGGTTCCGCTGCCTAAGGATATCATACTTTCCGTACTGGCCGGCCTTCTTGCACTAAGACTGAATCGGAATGCGCTTTCTGGCAGCCGTTTGAATAAACTGAAACAGTCAGCATGA
- a CDS encoding YqhV family protein, with protein MFQLLEKTIIMMASLRIFSGSLEILAAFLIIKYNDIEKALVLNSSLALVGPLILIATTTIGLIGLADKVSFTKMLWVFAGVGCILYGVKS; from the coding sequence ATGTTTCAGCTTTTGGAAAAAACCATAATCATGATGGCTTCACTGAGGATTTTTTCGGGAAGCCTTGAAATTTTGGCTGCATTTCTGATCATCAAATACAATGATATTGAAAAAGCACTCGTATTGAACAGCTCTCTCGCCCTCGTTGGCCCGCTAATCCTGATTGCAACAACCACTATAGGGCTCATTGGCCTTGCCGATAAGGTTTCATTTACCAAGATGCTCTGGGTATTTGCCGGTGTCGGCTGCATATTGTATGGAGTGAAGAGCTGA
- a CDS encoding S8 family peptidase — protein MKRIITALISAAALFAAVMMLFQLPGNNHERKDEGELSGHTQSLEQSSSRLLRINAIEQGERIKTILNGDDDVKIIHHNLKDKSHYIEHEATVKFSSPPDDDELDSLAAGLDAEFFRHMDSIFVFQSDSMTTADLLQFFRERTDVAYAEPNFILMQNETQLPNDLLYREKYQWNLPAIDIEKAWDISKGDEDIIIAVVDTGVDIDHPDLRRRLMKGYNVMQNSSDFDDDNGHGTHVAGIIASETNNGEGIAGITWNNRIMPVKAMGSKGYGYTFDIAKGIIWAADHGADVINLSLGNYQPSAFLEEAIRYAYDKGAVLISAAGNDNSEQPSFPAAFPEVLSVSAVSYTGEKADFSNYGYYIDVTAPGVYIPSTYFKNQYAALSGTSMASPHVAGLAGLILSVNPDLSNREVMNIIKGTARDIGEEGRDAYFGNGLIDINAALAAAEK, from the coding sequence ATGAAAAGAATAATCACAGCCCTCATCAGTGCTGCAGCGTTGTTTGCGGCTGTTATGATGTTATTCCAGCTGCCGGGCAACAACCATGAAAGGAAAGATGAAGGGGAGCTCTCCGGTCATACACAATCTTTAGAACAAAGCTCAAGCCGCCTGCTGAGAATCAATGCAATAGAACAGGGCGAAAGAATTAAAACAATCCTGAACGGGGATGACGATGTGAAGATCATCCATCATAACCTGAAGGATAAAAGCCACTATATAGAGCATGAAGCTACTGTTAAATTTTCCTCTCCTCCTGATGATGATGAGCTTGACAGTCTGGCAGCCGGACTTGATGCAGAATTCTTCCGGCACATGGATTCCATATTTGTTTTTCAGTCTGACAGTATGACAACCGCAGACCTTCTGCAGTTTTTCAGGGAACGGACTGATGTCGCCTATGCAGAGCCTAACTTCATCCTGATGCAAAATGAAACTCAGCTTCCAAATGACCTGCTTTATAGAGAAAAGTACCAATGGAACCTGCCTGCCATCGATATTGAGAAAGCCTGGGATATCTCAAAGGGTGACGAAGATATCATTATTGCCGTTGTCGATACAGGGGTGGATATAGATCATCCTGATCTCAGGAGAAGATTGATGAAGGGCTATAATGTTATGCAGAACAGCAGCGATTTTGACGACGACAATGGCCATGGAACTCACGTTGCAGGCATTATAGCTTCTGAAACAAACAATGGGGAAGGTATTGCAGGCATAACCTGGAATAATCGGATCATGCCGGTTAAGGCAATGGGCAGCAAGGGCTACGGTTATACATTCGATATCGCCAAGGGCATTATCTGGGCAGCGGATCACGGAGCAGATGTGATCAATCTGAGCCTTGGCAACTACCAGCCGTCTGCTTTCCTGGAGGAAGCGATCCGGTATGCTTATGACAAAGGAGCAGTCCTCATTTCAGCTGCAGGGAATGACAACTCTGAACAGCCATCATTTCCGGCTGCCTTTCCGGAAGTGCTCAGTGTGTCGGCTGTAAGCTATACGGGTGAAAAAGCTGATTTTTCTAATTATGGTTATTATATTGATGTGACTGCACCAGGTGTGTATATTCCAAGCACCTATTTTAAAAATCAGTATGCAGCCCTTTCAGGCACATCCATGGCAAGCCCGCATGTCGCAGGACTTGCAGGGCTCATTCTTTCAGTCAATCCTGATCTGTCCAATAGAGAGGTCATGAATATTATAAAAGGTACAGCGAGGGATATTGGGGAAGAAGGCAGGGATGCTTACTTCGGCAATGGCCTGATTGATATCAATGCTGCACTTGCAGCTGCTGAAAAATAA
- a CDS encoding YkoP family protein, whose amino-acid sequence MIIRIWLIYLWDFLDPVYYCCTRLFHLKLEEKYSVFRVRKTKYRGPDIILSDGSSLKKNDIVIKIHLHNSRLLKQLVHIKSPVSRGRALIRIVGESMPCLALHLEKHPDNDLIKGVIGITMINKGYQILGFERHPLTHRGYILLKQLMQAPIYFLSQPKAKWKDLKDAAPAYLVMTKQQLAAKYRQSLLQQ is encoded by the coding sequence ATGATCATTCGTATCTGGCTGATTTACTTATGGGATTTCCTTGATCCTGTCTATTATTGCTGTACAAGGTTGTTTCATTTAAAGCTGGAGGAAAAGTACAGCGTATTCCGGGTCAGAAAGACGAAATATCGAGGTCCCGATATCATCCTCTCAGACGGCTCCTCCCTCAAAAAAAATGATATTGTCATCAAAATCCATCTTCATAATTCGAGGCTTCTCAAGCAGCTTGTCCACATTAAAAGCCCGGTATCCAGAGGCAGAGCTTTAATCAGAATTGTCGGCGAATCCATGCCCTGTCTGGCTCTGCATCTTGAAAAGCATCCTGACAACGACTTAATCAAGGGTGTCATAGGCATCACCATGATTAACAAAGGCTACCAGATTCTTGGCTTTGAACGTCATCCTTTGACACACAGGGGGTATATTCTCCTTAAGCAGCTGATGCAGGCACCGATTTATTTTTTGTCCCAGCCTAAAGCTAAATGGAAGGACTTAAAGGATGCAGCTCCTGCGTATCTCGTCATGACAAAGCAGCAGCTGGCAGCAAAATATCGTCAGTCCCTTTTACAGCAATAA
- a CDS encoding cation diffusion facilitator family transporter gives MSLLAFLKRGNKSSGIAAVGNTALAIAKGVAAAISGSGAMFATTLHSVADALNQGFVFFGSAISEKEATKRFPSGFGRVVNLFVLIAVIVISIMAYETIHKGWDLIVHPHESSDLWLNIIIMILAILTDGGVLVKAMKEIAHETKSGAKGFSVFTTSFKNVRLAAPPTRLVFYEDIIATFGALLALISIILAHLTGFYFLDGVGTILIGFLLVGIAIKIGYENTLGLIGVAAPKEIEDRVADTILSDPDVVDIKDMRILQEGRKYHIESYIELKAGLSLAIADDIIYRVRDKLFKDPDVGDVRMGILETDNITTWKRD, from the coding sequence ATGTCACTGCTTGCGTTTTTAAAAAGAGGGAATAAGTCTTCAGGGATTGCAGCTGTAGGGAATACGGCTTTAGCCATCGCCAAAGGAGTCGCAGCAGCAATAAGCGGCAGCGGTGCCATGTTTGCTACGACCCTTCATTCGGTTGCGGATGCATTGAACCAGGGATTCGTCTTCTTCGGAAGCGCCATATCCGAGAAAGAAGCAACAAAAAGATTTCCAAGCGGATTTGGCCGTGTGGTCAATTTATTCGTTTTGATCGCCGTTATTGTGATTTCCATTATGGCATACGAAACCATTCATAAAGGATGGGACCTTATTGTCCATCCCCATGAGTCTTCTGATTTGTGGCTGAACATCATTATCATGATTCTTGCCATCTTGACAGATGGGGGAGTCCTTGTGAAGGCAATGAAAGAGATTGCCCATGAAACAAAAAGCGGGGCAAAGGGATTCAGCGTATTTACGACTTCATTTAAGAATGTCCGCCTTGCTGCACCGCCTACAAGACTTGTCTTTTATGAAGATATCATCGCGACCTTCGGGGCTCTGCTGGCACTTATTTCAATCATCCTTGCCCATTTGACAGGCTTCTATTTCCTGGATGGGGTAGGGACAATCCTGATTGGATTCCTGCTGGTGGGAATTGCCATCAAAATTGGATATGAAAATACTCTTGGACTGATTGGTGTTGCGGCACCAAAGGAAATTGAAGACCGGGTGGCAGATACCATCCTATCAGATCCGGACGTGGTTGATATTAAAGATATGCGCATCCTCCAGGAAGGAAGGAAGTATCATATTGAAAGCTATATTGAGCTGAAAGCCGGCCTTTCCCTGGCCATAGCAGATGATATCATCTACAGGGTCCGGGATAAGCTCTTCAAAGATCCGGATGTCGGGGATGTCAGGATGGGTATCCTTGAAACTGACAACATCACCACATGGAAAAGGGATTAG
- a CDS encoding Ger(x)C family spore germination protein, translating into MRTIKLAWLLIIVLILGGCWDERLLKNSRLVYISAFDLTEDGKYETTSIIRNTTKVPNPQQEATNEIAKGEGLNIRDTRLTINRSLAGEFDPSKSKVLILGEELAKRDIYTVLDIVYRIPRTPIIAKVAVADGSAGALLAENHKNEPLLGEFLYELLLNSEKSTEIQELTVQNICTILFDEGKDFMVPFIKNNDENKKIEVSGSALFHDRIFTGKVITPEQSSLLMLFMDKMNKECRFAYKLSKGETVTFAVNKVKRDLHYTYSYGRAVFKAVLSIDINIEEYPLDHLHEKKIAKELAREISQKMSDDAKGVFSILKEEKADLLGVGRELIAFHPDIWENIKGSDYYAKVDVKPEVRILISGNGIIN; encoded by the coding sequence TTGAGGACCATTAAGCTGGCATGGCTGCTTATCATAGTGCTGATTCTAGGCGGCTGCTGGGATGAAAGGCTATTGAAAAATTCCCGCCTTGTTTATATTTCCGCCTTTGATCTGACTGAGGACGGTAAATACGAAACTACTTCAATCATCCGCAATACAACCAAGGTTCCTAATCCCCAGCAGGAGGCCACCAATGAAATTGCAAAGGGAGAGGGCTTGAATATACGGGATACAAGGCTTACAATCAACCGGTCACTTGCGGGGGAATTTGACCCTTCCAAAAGCAAAGTGCTGATCCTTGGAGAAGAGCTGGCTAAAAGGGATATCTATACAGTCCTTGATATCGTCTACCGTATTCCGCGGACGCCCATCATTGCTAAAGTGGCAGTAGCTGACGGAAGTGCAGGCGCTCTGCTGGCGGAGAATCATAAAAATGAACCCTTGCTTGGGGAGTTTTTGTATGAATTGCTTCTTAACAGTGAAAAAAGCACCGAAATCCAGGAGCTGACAGTGCAGAATATTTGTACCATCCTCTTCGACGAGGGCAAAGACTTTATGGTTCCTTTTATTAAAAATAATGATGAGAATAAAAAGATTGAAGTCAGCGGGAGCGCACTGTTTCATGACAGGATATTTACCGGAAAGGTCATAACCCCTGAGCAAAGCAGTCTTTTGATGCTGTTCATGGACAAGATGAACAAAGAATGCAGGTTCGCTTATAAACTGTCAAAAGGCGAAACGGTCACTTTTGCTGTCAACAAAGTTAAAAGAGACCTTCATTATACCTATAGCTACGGCAGGGCAGTATTCAAGGCAGTTCTGTCGATTGACATTAATATTGAGGAATATCCCCTCGATCATCTGCACGAAAAAAAGATTGCCAAGGAGCTTGCCAGGGAAATTTCGCAAAAAATGTCTGATGATGCAAAGGGGGTTTTCAGTATTCTTAAAGAGGAAAAAGCTGACTTACTGGGAGTTGGAAGAGAATTAATCGCTTTTCACCCGGATATATGGGAAAACATAAAGGGGAGTGATTATTATGCAAAGGTGGATGTAAAACCGGAGGTCCGCATCCTTATTTCGGGTAACGGCATCATCAATTAA
- a CDS encoding GerAB/ArcD/ProY family transporter, with product MKVKTRIDQQDLFFLLLQTQIGAGILSMPYSLYMAAKNDGWISLLLAAAAIFSLIYFYWLLCRRFPHQTLFDFSGKVFGKWGGALINLGYICYFVSTALLVYLNFADIIGRWVLLDTPRWLLILLLMFIAVSACSGSFSSIVSLFSFTSVFIVFLFILSLFIFKEPEIDYRYMFPVASQGVLPILRGAKEAVYGFLGVETALFFLAFVREPEKKGAVKGAFLAQIVISVFYLYLFMASIIMFSPKEIVLIPEPVLYMLKAITFKIIERLDLVFITVWMTAAATTIISYTYLAGMGLSKLLKIKHRRAVLAATGIIFILTFIPQGEMEITSIGRAVSFAGLIFSSALPLVLYIAAAFLKKGGAGL from the coding sequence ATGAAAGTGAAGACACGTATTGACCAGCAAGATTTATTTTTCCTCCTGCTGCAGACCCAAATAGGGGCAGGCATACTGTCCATGCCATATTCACTTTATATGGCCGCAAAAAATGACGGCTGGATATCTTTATTGCTGGCAGCCGCTGCTATTTTCTCCTTGATTTATTTCTATTGGCTGCTTTGCAGGCGCTTCCCCCATCAGACACTGTTTGATTTCTCAGGGAAGGTGTTTGGAAAATGGGGCGGGGCTCTGATCAATCTCGGCTATATATGCTATTTTGTATCTACAGCTCTGCTGGTTTATCTGAACTTTGCCGATATCATCGGCCGGTGGGTTTTGCTTGATACACCTCGCTGGCTTCTTATTCTTCTTTTGATGTTCATAGCCGTTTCTGCCTGCAGCGGCTCCTTTAGCAGCATCGTCTCTCTGTTTTCATTCACTTCGGTATTCATTGTCTTTCTTTTCATCCTTTCTCTATTCATTTTTAAGGAGCCTGAAATTGATTATCGATATATGTTCCCTGTTGCCTCACAAGGAGTTCTCCCGATTTTAAGGGGGGCAAAAGAAGCAGTATATGGTTTTCTCGGCGTAGAAACGGCACTGTTTTTCCTGGCATTCGTCAGGGAGCCGGAAAAAAAGGGGGCAGTAAAGGGAGCCTTTTTGGCCCAGATAGTGATCAGTGTATTTTATTTATATCTGTTTATGGCAAGCATTATCATGTTCAGCCCGAAGGAGATCGTACTCATCCCGGAACCTGTCCTGTACATGCTTAAAGCCATCACCTTCAAGATCATAGAAAGGCTTGATCTCGTCTTTATAACCGTTTGGATGACGGCAGCTGCAACAACGATTATCAGCTATACATACCTGGCAGGAATGGGCCTCTCCAAGCTGCTTAAAATCAAGCACAGAAGAGCCGTCCTTGCTGCTACAGGCATCATTTTCATCCTAACCTTTATTCCGCAAGGGGAAATGGAGATAACCAGCATTGGCAGGGCGGTGTCCTTTGCCGGGCTTATTTTCAGTTCTGCCCTTCCTTTAGTCTTGTATATCGCAGCAGCATTTTTAAAGAAAGGGGGTGCGGGCCTTTGA